From Medicago truncatula cultivar Jemalong A17 chromosome 7, MtrunA17r5.0-ANR, whole genome shotgun sequence, a single genomic window includes:
- the LOC25498392 gene encoding albumin-1 D has protein sequence MSYAKLTPLALFLFATFLMFPMKKVEAQSCIGFCSVFDSKPLCGSSRCRCNKPLNNPFVGICERRPSTDAIEMEEEHQKFCQSHTDCTERGIGTFCARYPNSDNEYGWCFASSSEAEEYFKIASKYKFTKEFLKMPITA, from the exons ATGTCTTATGCTAAGCTCACTCCTTTGGCTCTCTTCTTGTTTGCCACATTTt TAATGTTCCCGATGAAGAAGGTAGAAGCACAAAGTTGTATCGGTTTCTGTTCAGTGTTTGATAGTAAACCGCTATGTGGTAGTAGCCGTTGTCGTTGTAACAAGCCTTTAAATAATCCATTTGTAGGCATATGTGAACGCCGACCATCTACAGATGCTATCGAGATGGAAGAGGAACATCAAAAATTTTGTCAGTCTCATACAGATTGCACAGAAAGAGGAATTGGGACCTTTTGTGCGCGTTATCCTAATTCTGATAATGAATATGGCTGGTGTTTTGCTTCTAGCTCTGAGGCGGAAGAATACTTCAAGATTGCCTCCAAGTATAAGTTCACAAAAGAATTCTTGAAGATGCCTATCACTGCTTAA
- the LOC25498393 gene encoding F-box/kelch-repeat protein At3g23880 produces the protein MTSLPILPSDLLIEILSWLPAKSLVRFRRVSKYWKSLISNTTFAKLHLQRSPKHTHTLLTSSKKVYLNGYKDYYRVLTPYKVRPLLEHPSSILIKDECRRFNTRSDPIGSANGLVCMISDKYREFWVLFWNPTLRLTSKNSPSLIIPDVPHLGFGYDDSNDTYKVVAVFWDSTTQEMQGRVHCMGDNCWRKIIVCPTFPILLDYNQIGSFVSGNVNWLALHNSKFHEYEWENVTINQLAIFSLDLQKETCKYTLLPDGFSELPEDEPRLTVLRGCLCFYYDYMRTHFVLWEMREFGVQESWTRLVNVSYAHLQIKEPNGLLVPVCLSENGDVLMLANNNQNDVIKYNQRDNRIEYVELPNTIFDAHEHMQSLVLPRPCPN, from the exons ATGACTTCTCTGCCGATTCTTCCTTCTGATCTCTTAATCGAAATCCTTTCATGGCTTCCGGCGAAATCTCTTGTGAGATTCAGGCGCGTTTCCAAATACTGGAAATCACTCATCTCTAACACAACTTTCGCAAAACTTCACCTTCAAAGATCACCCAAACATACACACACCCTACTTACATCAAGCAAAAAGGTCTACTTAAACGGTTATAAAGACTATTATAGGGTCCTAACACCATACAAGGTGCGTCCATTACTTGAACACCCTTCCTCCATCCTCATCAAAGATGAATGCCGCCGTTTCAACACGCGTTCTGATCCAATTGGCTCTGCCAACGGCCTGGTTTGTATGATTAGTGACAAATATCGAGAATTTTGGGTTTTATTCTGGAACCCTACTTTACGATTGACGTCCAAAAATTCACCAAGTTTGATCATCCCTGATGTTCCGCACCTTGGCTTCGGCTATGATGATTCAAATGACACATACAAG GTAGTGGCAGTGTTTTGGGATTCTACCACACAGGAAATGCAAGGGCGGGTTCATTGCATGGGTGATAATTGTTGGAGGAAGATTATAGTTTGCCCCACTTTTCCAATTCTACTGGATTACAATCAGATTGGATCATTTGTGAGTGGTAATGTTAACTGGTTAGCATTGCACAACTCAAAATTTCATGAATATGAATGGGAAAATGTTACCATCAATCAGTTAGCTATTTTTTCACTTGATCTACAAAAGGAGACATGCAAGTATACGTTGTTGCCTGATGGTTTTAGTGAACTTCCCGAAGATGAACCAAGGCTTACTGTTTTGAGGGGCTGCCTATGCTTTTATTATGATTATATGAGAACCCATTTTGTTTTGTGGGAAATGAGAGAGTTTGGGGTTCAAGAGTCTTGGACTCGGTTGGTGAATGTTAGCTATGCGCATCTTCAAATTAAGGAGCCTAATGGATTGTTGGTACCGGTGTGTCTGTCCGAAAATGGTGATGTCCTGATGCTGGCTAATAACAATCAAAATGATGTTATTAAGTATAATCAGAGAGATAATAGAATTGAATATGTTGAACTTCCTAACACAATTTTTGATGCTCATGAGCATATGCAGAGCTTGGTTTTGCCTCGTCCTTGTCCAAATTAA